One window of the Primulina eburnea isolate SZY01 chromosome 18, ASM2296580v1, whole genome shotgun sequence genome contains the following:
- the LOC140820263 gene encoding uncharacterized protein, producing the protein MGDLLSKPSLSNPSSTIATSAMSSPNSPQTHQSKAETEPTQHSKDPEPGTLVPESSDPPADTNPEEIKENTLEGNGDGEGEEEEEEGECGFCLFMKGGGCKDTFVDWEKCVEEGEKNGEDIVEKCFQATAALRKCMDAHSDYYAPLLEAEKSAQEEAERQLEEGKEEISDGSERKEES; encoded by the coding sequence ATGGGAGACCTTTTGTCCAAGCCATCCTTATCAAACCCTAGCTCCACCATCGCAACCTCCGCCATGTCTTCCCCGAATTCCCCACAGACCCATCAATCCAAAGCTGAAACAGAACCCACCCAGCACTCCAAAGATCCAGAGCCCGGGACCCTAGTTCCAGAATCATCGGATCCACCGGCGGACACAAACCCAGaagaaattaaagaaaatacaCTGGAAGGGAATGGTGATGGGGAAggagaagaagaggaagaagaaggcGAGTGTGGGTTTTGTTTATTCATGAAAGGGGGTGGATGCAAGGACACGTTTGTGGATTGGGAGAAGTGCGTGGAGGAAGGTGAGAAGAATGGGGAAGATATTGTGGAAAAGTGTTTTCAGGCCACTGCTGCTTTGAGGAAGTGTATGGACGCTCATTCTGATTACTATGCTCCATTGTTGGAAGCTGAGAAATCTGCGCAGGAGGAGGCGGAGAGGCAATTGGAGGAAGGGAAGGAGGAAATTTCGGATGGTTCTGAGAGAAAAGAAGAGTCTTGA
- the LOC140819735 gene encoding MLP-like protein 423: MTSPQHLEVDLELKCHIEKVWDCMKNATTVLPEAFPHKFDSFEVLEGDGVHAGTVYNVKFKPGHPISSSKDKVELVDEEKKIYVKRIVDGDFMEFFKEFKITIVLSPKGENGTSLKWGCEFVKASEDVPIKPENIMADAVNTIQVLEAFILSKA; encoded by the exons ATGACATCCCCTCAGCATCTTGAAGTTGATCTTGAGCTGAAGTGTCATATAGAAAAGGTGTGGGACTGTATGAAAAACGCCACCACGGTTTTGCCCGAAGCTTTCCCGCATAAATTCGACAGCTTTGAAGTTCTTGAAGGCGACGGTGTGCATGCCGGAACAGTTTATAATGTCAAGTTTAAACCag GGCATCCTATTTCATCCTCAAAGGACAAGGTTGAACTGGTAGATGAAGAGAAGAAGATATACGTGAAGAGAATCGTAGATGGCGATTTCATGGAATTTTTCAAGGAATTCAAGATCACAATTGTTCTGTCTCCCAAGGGTGAAAATGGGACTTCATTGAAATGGGGATGTGAATTTGTCAAGGCAAGCGAGGATGTACCCATAAAGCCAGAAAATATCATGGCTGATGCTGTCAATACTATTCAAGTCTTGGAGGCTTTTATTCTTAGCAAGGCATGA